A region from the Brachyspira hampsonii genome encodes:
- a CDS encoding DnaJ domain-containing protein, with translation MDKDYYKILDVNIFASNEKIKKSYRELAMKYHPDRNPGDEEANRRFVDINEAYEILSNKETRMQYNIKYLSSNKYIIGGLAAAGIGLGLILGRRKN, from the coding sequence ATGGATAAAGATTATTATAAAATACTTGATGTTAATATATTTGCAAGTAATGAAAAAATAAAAAAATCTTATAGGGAATTGGCTATGAAATATCATCCGGATAGAAATCCCGGTGATGAAGAGGCTAATCGAAGATTTGTAGATATAAATGAGGCCTATGAAATTTTATCTAATAAAGAGACCAGAATGCAGTATAATATTAAATATTTATCTTCCAATAAGTATATTATTGGAGGATTGGCTGCGGCAGGTATTGGATTAGGTTTAATACTAGGCAGAAGAAAAAACTGA
- a CDS encoding tetratricopeptide repeat protein: MKINKILFIIFTIYISAYSRDILQYHTVMSDRNANITLESITVNTNKNTLDANTQYTLNKELEKARKFVQDGNFFEAINLCNSLENNYKDYYEIYYLRGLSYYRRADLYYASLDFKKLLSLYIEEKDYNTVYGVIFEFFNTINEYEETLRLCITAYKVTNNPHWLFLAGNSALKNGDVKSADYYFNACLKQNNSYANEGFGDISYLNNQYDNAINNYRNVRYSNNEEQIRIQTKISNAAVKKEIYLWDKSFSSQNYTNAINILNNISSYSSDYPEITVALAKTYFALKNYNNAKSILLKFISSVRDFDEAYAILAQIYLYENNETEAIKILERGLEYTYNKPRLYETFASMLYDLGYSYYPDKIISQIINLYNISDENKINYSKSLIRQKKYDEAYKLLKSVSSYKDIVNGLLNNIEYNKILDKTEQLKQQKYYVDIMQLLSKYKFDGNEEQIRIGYIAEAYYNLGSIDEAINILKESFNANTISVNNVLLLRKMLGIRASNNDTSVYQKERDAIDIRATEYWEEELKLHLNLVTDRIFEFLRFNQFDEALAYIADLRNKNYDVAYIKQIESSVYGLYAAYLYDNKRYEEASKTVALAVRRNRSNYDAIAVQNEMYIDSYLSSIGYYNNISAYVSLSSIMKEVLRISPAYIDNRIRLAEAYIYEYNIEGFNIVNRITEYINVNGGKDLLLGRVYNRAYLYEYSLLCYDRASKYIDFNPIYAAESAVNIDNYNPSSEDLQKLINANVNNPDKLYAASKIYTKIGNYSEALNIINNALSFDSKNIDYIYQRAYINELMGSTKSALSDYEAIIKMKKNYAAANYRAALVYLSNLKNDMDAETYALNYLALVPDDYSGYKLLADIYKFRAEKYIDRNTKTLLKEALNNYQTALSKAVWGRDLEARNIILKEIDYVQNKIIE, encoded by the coding sequence ATGAAAATAAATAAAATTTTATTTATAATTTTTACTATATATATTTCGGCATATTCCAGAGATATTTTACAATATCATACTGTAATGAGTGATAGAAATGCAAACATCACTTTAGAAAGTATAACTGTGAATACTAATAAAAATACTTTAGATGCTAATACTCAATATACTTTAAATAAAGAATTAGAAAAAGCTAGAAAATTTGTACAAGACGGTAATTTTTTTGAGGCAATTAATTTATGTAATTCTTTAGAAAATAATTATAAAGATTATTATGAAATATATTATCTTAGAGGTCTTTCATATTATAGAAGGGCTGATCTTTATTATGCTTCTTTAGATTTTAAAAAACTATTATCTCTATATATAGAAGAGAAAGATTATAATACAGTTTATGGGGTAATATTTGAATTTTTTAATACTATTAACGAATACGAAGAAACTTTAAGATTATGTATTACTGCCTATAAAGTAACGAATAATCCTCATTGGCTTTTTTTAGCCGGTAATTCTGCTTTAAAAAATGGAGATGTTAAGAGTGCTGATTATTATTTCAATGCTTGTTTAAAACAAAATAATTCTTATGCTAATGAAGGATTTGGAGATATAAGTTATTTAAATAATCAGTATGATAATGCTATAAATAATTACAGAAATGTAAGATATTCTAATAATGAAGAGCAAATTAGAATTCAGACAAAAATAAGCAATGCTGCGGTGAAAAAAGAGATATATTTATGGGATAAAAGTTTTTCATCTCAAAATTATACAAATGCCATAAACATACTAAATAATATATCTTCATATTCTTCTGATTATCCGGAAATAACGGTTGCTTTGGCTAAAACATATTTTGCTTTGAAAAACTATAATAATGCTAAAAGTATATTATTAAAATTTATTTCATCTGTAAGAGATTTTGATGAAGCTTATGCTATATTAGCTCAAATATATTTATATGAAAATAATGAAACTGAGGCTATAAAAATATTAGAAAGAGGATTAGAATACACATATAATAAACCTAGATTATATGAGACATTTGCATCTATGCTTTATGATTTAGGCTATAGTTATTATCCGGATAAAATAATATCTCAAATCATAAATTTGTATAATATTTCTGATGAAAATAAAATAAATTATAGTAAAAGTTTGATAAGACAAAAAAAATATGATGAGGCTTACAAATTATTAAAATCTGTATCTTCTTATAAAGATATTGTGAACGGTTTATTAAATAATATAGAATACAATAAAATATTAGATAAGACTGAACAATTAAAGCAGCAAAAATATTATGTTGATATAATGCAGCTTCTTTCTAAATATAAATTTGATGGAAATGAAGAACAGATTAGAATAGGCTATATTGCTGAGGCATATTATAATTTAGGTTCTATAGATGAGGCTATAAATATATTAAAAGAAAGTTTTAATGCAAATACAATAAGTGTTAATAATGTTCTTTTGCTTAGAAAGATGTTAGGCATTAGGGCTTCAAATAATGATACATCAGTTTATCAAAAGGAGAGAGATGCTATAGATATAAGAGCCACTGAATATTGGGAGGAGGAATTAAAATTACATTTGAATTTGGTTACTGACAGAATATTTGAATTTCTTAGATTTAATCAATTTGACGAGGCTCTAGCTTATATAGCCGATTTGAGAAATAAAAATTATGATGTTGCTTATATAAAGCAGATTGAGTCATCTGTTTATGGACTTTATGCGGCATATTTGTATGATAATAAGAGATATGAAGAAGCATCTAAAACTGTCGCTTTGGCTGTAAGAAGAAATAGAAGCAATTATGATGCAATTGCTGTTCAAAATGAGATGTATATAGATTCTTATTTAAGTTCTATTGGATATTATAATAATATAAGTGCTTATGTAAGTTTATCTTCTATAATGAAAGAAGTTTTGAGAATTTCGCCTGCTTATATAGATAATAGAATAAGACTTGCTGAAGCATATATATACGAATACAATATAGAAGGATTTAACATCGTTAATAGAATCACTGAATATATTAATGTTAATGGCGGAAAAGACTTATTATTGGGCAGAGTATATAATAGAGCTTATTTATATGAATACTCTCTTTTATGTTATGACAGGGCATCTAAATATATTGATTTTAATCCTATATATGCGGCAGAAAGTGCTGTTAATATAGATAATTATAATCCTTCTTCTGAGGATCTTCAAAAGTTAATAAATGCAAATGTTAATAATCCTGATAAACTGTATGCTGCTTCAAAGATTTATACAAAAATTGGAAATTATAGTGAAGCTTTAAATATAATTAATAATGCTTTATCATTTGATAGTAAGAATATTGATTATATTTATCAAAGAGCATATATAAATGAACTTATGGGCAGTACTAAATCAGCATTATCAGATTATGAAGCAATTATCAAGATGAAAAAGAATTATGCTGCTGCTAATTATAGAGCTGCTTTAGTTTATCTTAGCAATTTAAAAAATGATATGGATGCTGAAACTTATGCTTTAAACTATTTAGCATTAGTTCCTGATGATTACAGCGGATATAAACTTTTAGCTGATATTTATAAATTTAGAGCAGAAAAATATATAGACAGAAATACAAAAACTTTACTCAAAGAGGCTTTGAATAATTATCAAACTGCTTTAAGTAAAGCGGTATGGGGGAGAGATTTAGAAGCTAGAAATATAATATTAAAAGAAATTGATTATGTTCAAAATAAAATCATAGAGTAA
- a CDS encoding tetratricopeptide repeat protein — MNNIPIIVFICVFVTLLLIVKKFLFKKPSDKISDIDKVNKFLSEGRSDIALLKLKEILAKDKPGTKRAEIHSMIGDCYANMEEYSFAIVEYRHAIDEGYKNPETILALSRALNKIGKKEEALAQYLTLFRIDDYKLVVALEIGVIYYDNRQYETAIKYFDEALDIQPNNSEALKYKAFCFVNIGNFNDAISGMNNIYKKFPDDPLLNYNLGRAYRGREDYKTAIRYYSNSYKDKEYAVKSLYEMGLCYIKLENIESAIKTLEKAISYDSYDKELNLAILYTLSECYDIVGNINKSMEILESVIVIDPNYKDANEKLNNYKDSRYSENIKKFFKLEGDEFFDTALKVVASIGLIPYSSKVTDKKYFIVFAKESNSPHSPKKIVYFRTSYSPIFNDELVNLYDYAVNANIANTILITCAMVSPDAIRYAAMSRIDIVGIKRLESLLDKSNLTNLPVGVTRTEEKLNWIL; from the coding sequence ATGAATAACATTCCTATTATAGTATTTATATGTGTATTCGTTACACTTTTGCTTATAGTTAAAAAGTTTTTGTTTAAGAAACCATCAGATAAAATATCTGATATTGATAAGGTAAATAAATTTCTTAGTGAAGGAAGAAGTGATATTGCTTTATTAAAACTTAAAGAAATTTTAGCTAAAGATAAACCCGGTACAAAAAGAGCTGAAATACATTCTATGATAGGGGACTGCTATGCCAACATGGAAGAGTATTCTTTTGCAATAGTAGAATACAGACATGCTATAGATGAGGGATATAAGAATCCTGAAACTATTTTAGCATTATCCAGAGCTTTAAATAAAATTGGTAAAAAGGAAGAAGCATTAGCTCAATATCTTACATTATTTAGAATAGATGATTATAAACTTGTGGTTGCTCTAGAAATAGGTGTAATATATTATGATAATAGGCAATATGAAACTGCAATAAAGTATTTTGATGAAGCATTAGATATACAGCCTAATAATTCAGAAGCCTTAAAATATAAAGCTTTTTGTTTTGTTAATATAGGCAATTTCAATGATGCTATATCTGGTATGAATAATATATATAAGAAATTCCCAGATGATCCTTTATTGAATTATAATTTAGGAAGAGCTTATAGAGGAAGAGAAGATTATAAAACTGCTATAAGGTATTATTCCAATTCTTATAAAGATAAAGAATATGCTGTTAAATCATTATATGAGATGGGACTTTGTTATATTAAATTAGAAAATATTGAGTCTGCTATAAAAACATTAGAAAAAGCTATAAGTTATGACAGTTATGATAAAGAATTAAATTTGGCCATACTTTATACACTTTCTGAATGTTATGATATAGTAGGAAATATTAATAAATCTATGGAGATATTAGAAAGCGTAATTGTAATAGATCCTAATTATAAAGATGCTAATGAAAAGCTTAACAATTATAAGGATTCAAGATATAGTGAAAATATTAAAAAATTCTTTAAATTGGAAGGAGATGAATTTTTTGATACTGCTTTAAAAGTTGTAGCAAGCATAGGGCTTATTCCGTATTCTTCTAAGGTAACTGACAAAAAATATTTTATAGTTTTTGCTAAAGAGAGTAATAGTCCTCATTCTCCTAAGAAGATAGTTTATTTCAGAACTTCTTATAGTCCTATATTTAATGATGAGCTTGTAAATTTATATGATTATGCGGTTAATGCGAATATTGCTAATACTATATTAATAACTTGTGCTATGGTAAGTCCTGATGCTATAAGATATGCTGCTATGTCAAGAATTGATATTGTGGGAATAAAGAGACTTGAGAGTTTACTTGATAAATCTAATCTTACTAATTTACCTGTAGGTGTAACTAGAACAGAAGAAAAACTTAATTGGATATTATAA
- a CDS encoding glycosyltransferase produces MKEIIVLISNASNIRDKSNQFMLNMIEHFYKSSIKITVFSKSFPKNFPAYITRKHLSLLFLKKSAKNIANIAENSDAIIAIDFPMNIAASMAKNILIKKRINKLPVIVWYTLNFQNHLYFHEQKDSKTKLIDKRLMKLDYKHTDNIDIIICGSKKTKERLLYLHKDIKNIEIIQPYFSPYIFINNDKKSKKDKSIIIFYNKENSIFKCTAAYAQYLKESNDIYKLKIIGYDKELKENIHKLSIEQYVEFIDEDDNTHIGKEIETSNCMIIHNIKDSFYTQLIAAWHYKTLPIIDAKSSSAEIASDDKNALIYNSQNPISIISKIKKMTENKKSYELFMSSIDEIQNTDKILELIYNFNHN; encoded by the coding sequence ATGAAAGAAATTATTGTATTAATATCTAATGCTAGCAATATAAGAGATAAATCTAATCAATTTATGCTTAATATGATAGAGCATTTTTACAAATCATCTATAAAAATAACAGTATTTTCAAAATCATTTCCGAAGAATTTTCCTGCTTATATTACAAGAAAACATTTATCTTTGTTATTTTTAAAAAAGTCAGCAAAGAATATAGCAAATATTGCTGAAAATTCTGATGCAATTATAGCTATAGATTTTCCTATGAATATAGCAGCTTCCATGGCTAAAAATATTTTAATAAAAAAAAGAATAAATAAACTGCCTGTAATAGTATGGTATACTTTAAATTTCCAAAATCATTTATATTTTCATGAACAAAAAGACAGTAAAACAAAATTAATAGATAAAAGACTTATGAAATTGGATTATAAACATACTGACAATATTGATATAATAATATGCGGAAGTAAAAAAACAAAGGAAAGATTATTATACTTACATAAAGATATAAAAAACATAGAAATCATACAGCCTTATTTCTCCCCTTATATATTTATTAACAATGATAAAAAATCTAAAAAAGATAAATCAATAATAATATTCTATAATAAAGAGAATAGTATCTTCAAATGCACAGCAGCTTATGCACAGTATCTGAAAGAAAGTAATGATATATATAAATTAAAAATAATAGGATATGATAAAGAATTAAAAGAAAATATTCATAAATTATCTATAGAGCAATATGTTGAATTTATAGATGAAGACGATAATACCCACATAGGAAAAGAGATAGAAACTTCAAACTGCATGATAATACATAATATAAAAGATTCTTTCTATACTCAGTTAATAGCAGCTTGGCATTATAAAACATTGCCTATAATAGATGCTAAAAGCTCATCTGCTGAAATAGCTTCTGATGATAAAAATGCATTAATATACAATTCTCAAAATCCAATATCAATAATATCAAAAATAAAAAAAATGACTGAAAATAAAAAATCTTATGAATTATTTATGTCATCAATAGATGAAATTCAAAATACAGATAAAATATTGGAATTAATCTATAATTTCAATCATAATTAA
- a CDS encoding pyridoxamine kinase, with the protein MNNNFNVLLLNDLCSYGKASLTVNIPVLSHFGIKVSPLVSVMLSNHTAFESFCAFDLTEQLEKIVEELKIRKPNFDAFYVGWIASGKQPDIVVDIIKSFNIGTVLIDPILGDNGKLYPSMSYEHVNAMKELIKYANIATPNITELAILLGKDPSIKYNEEEVKDMARELSEIGPKTVIVTSVSKDDDIGSLCYKDNNIITSYYPKINIMIPGTGDAFGASLLGYILKGDSIESALKKSTKFIYNCVEAAIKDNDDRVYGIAIEKRLNLL; encoded by the coding sequence ATGAATAATAACTTTAATGTACTGCTTCTAAATGATTTATGCTCTTATGGTAAGGCATCTTTAACAGTTAATATACCGGTATTATCTCACTTTGGTATAAAAGTTTCCCCTCTTGTCAGTGTTATGCTTTCAAATCATACCGCTTTTGAATCTTTCTGTGCTTTTGATTTAACTGAACAATTAGAAAAAATTGTAGAAGAATTAAAAATAAGAAAACCTAATTTTGATGCTTTTTATGTAGGATGGATAGCCTCTGGTAAACAGCCGGATATTGTTGTAGATATAATAAAGAGTTTTAATATTGGAACTGTTCTCATAGATCCTATACTTGGTGATAATGGTAAACTCTACCCTTCTATGTCTTATGAGCATGTAAATGCTATGAAAGAATTAATAAAATATGCTAATATAGCAACTCCTAATATTACAGAATTGGCTATATTATTAGGAAAAGATCCTTCTATAAAATATAATGAAGAAGAAGTTAAAGATATGGCTAGAGAACTCTCTGAAATTGGACCAAAAACAGTAATCGTTACAAGTGTTTCAAAAGATGATGATATAGGAAGTCTATGCTATAAAGATAATAATATAATAACTAGCTATTATCCAAAAATAAATATAATGATACCAGGTACAGGAGATGCTTTCGGAGCTTCATTATTAGGATATATATTAAAAGGCGATAGTATAGAAAGTGCTCTAAAAAAGTCAACAAAGTTTATATATAATTGTGTTGAAGCTGCTATAAAAGATAATGATGATAGAGTTTACGGAATAGCAATAGAAAAAAGGCTTAATTTACTTTAA
- the dnaJ gene encoding molecular chaperone DnaJ, with protein sequence MADKRDYYEVLGVAKTATNDEIKKAYRKLAMQYHPDRNPGNKEAEDKFKEATEAYEILSDEKKRAQYDQFGFQGVHSDFADAYGRGGFDFSSMFGGSGGFGDLDDIFSSFFGGGFSGRGSRSQRRGKDIRHDITLSLEDAVFGKKMEIKLDKNDTCDVCHGTGAEPGTKTQTCPTCGGSGEVRMAQGFFSVRRTCSRCNGSGSIVTTPCKNCKGIGTVKKTKTISVNIPKGIDDNTQLRVSGEGEAVGGGIAGDLYLYIHVSPHPYFIRDGIDLITEVGINIAQAALGADIYIQTLDKKKVKIKIPAGTNSGQIFKLKGSGATHINRSGRGDLFVVVNIDVSSKLSAEEKRLFNELKKVMPSNDEPALRKPNKTNW encoded by the coding sequence ATGGCAGATAAAAGAGACTATTACGAAGTATTAGGCGTAGCAAAAACAGCTACTAACGATGAAATAAAAAAAGCATATAGAAAATTAGCTATGCAGTATCACCCAGATAGGAATCCGGGAAATAAAGAGGCTGAAGATAAATTTAAAGAGGCTACGGAGGCTTATGAGATTTTATCTGATGAGAAAAAACGGGCTCAATATGATCAATTTGGTTTTCAGGGCGTTCATAGTGATTTTGCTGATGCTTACGGCAGAGGCGGTTTTGATTTCTCATCAATGTTCGGAGGTTCAGGCGGATTCGGTGATTTAGATGATATATTCAGCTCATTTTTCGGAGGCGGATTTTCCGGAAGAGGGTCGAGATCCCAAAGACGAGGTAAAGATATAAGACATGATATTACTTTATCTTTGGAAGATGCCGTTTTTGGAAAGAAAATGGAAATCAAATTAGATAAAAACGATACTTGCGATGTTTGTCATGGTACAGGAGCTGAACCCGGAACAAAAACACAGACTTGTCCTACTTGCGGAGGAAGCGGAGAGGTTAGAATGGCTCAAGGCTTTTTCAGTGTAAGAAGAACATGCAGCAGATGTAATGGAAGCGGTTCTATAGTAACAACACCTTGTAAAAACTGCAAAGGAATCGGTACTGTTAAGAAAACTAAAACTATTTCTGTTAATATTCCTAAAGGTATTGATGATAATACTCAGCTTAGAGTAAGCGGAGAAGGAGAGGCTGTAGGAGGAGGAATAGCAGGCGATTTATACCTATATATACATGTAAGTCCGCATCCTTATTTTATAAGAGATGGTATAGATTTAATAACAGAAGTAGGCATCAATATTGCACAGGCGGCATTAGGTGCTGATATTTATATACAGACTTTGGATAAAAAGAAAGTGAAAATAAAAATTCCAGCAGGAACTAATAGCGGACAAATATTTAAATTGAAAGGAAGCGGTGCTACTCATATAAACAGATCCGGTAGGGGGGATTTATTTGTTGTAGTGAATATAGATGTTTCATCTAAATTGTCTGCTGAGGAGAAAAGATTATTCAATGAACTTAAAAAGGTTATGCCTTCTAATGATGAACCTGCTTTAAGAAAACCTAATAAAACTAATTGGTGA
- a CDS encoding calcium-translocating P-type ATPase, PMCA-type, protein MNGFLGRKDDILKTLNVDPKIGLNEEGRKASFEKYGANSFTKEKGASLIQKILESLKEPMILMLIFAGIIAIAVNTVAYFNGGHADFLECLGIFLAISLSITITIVMEGKSAKAFEALNSINEDIRVKVIRDGNIEIINQKDLLVGDIAFIETGNKLPADGRLLESVSLNIDESALTGESEPVEKDADAILTDEKTPVAERINMAYSGSFVTTGNGKMIITSVGDATEFGKIARELSKTKKTSTPLQEKLAQLGKRIATFGITAAAIVFIIQVVNFIRTGNANFTTISEAFITSIVLIVASVPEGLPTIVAVSLSINIIKMARQNALVKKMVACETIGSVNVICSDKTGTLTENKMTLNKLFANGEYIDPENIKNEKIIKNFAINSTADVDYKDNQAKFLGNPTECALLVAASKSGFNYKEIREKSKIIYEYPFSSETKNMTTVAKIDNETIVFTKGSPEKIMSMCSISDDEKKGIEDAIEKFQNEAKRVIAFAHKIADDNVENNREKLESNMIYDGFVAISDPVRKEVYDAVEQCRSAGINIKMLTGDNIVTATAIARELKILNENSIVLEAKDIDAMDDSTLKQNLSKISVIARSTPTVKMRVVNAIKEMGNVVAVTGDGINDAPAIKNADVGVAMGITGTEVSKEASDIVLLDDSFATIVKAVQWGRGIYDNFQRFIQFQLTVNLASVVVVLISTLTGLKSPFSAIQLLWINIIMDGPPAIALGLEPIRDNLMKRMPTKRNASIVTKKMIFKIVFSAAVMIVLFMLQSKLNILNVTEAEQSTVLFAMFVMFQIFNSFNSRELGFDSVFKYFLNNKLMLLSMGITFILQILATQYAGGFFNTVPLSVNTWLKTIGIALIVVLAAEIFKIFTRMVKR, encoded by the coding sequence ATGAACGGTTTTTTAGGAAGAAAAGATGATATTCTTAAAACGCTTAATGTTGATCCTAAAATTGGATTAAATGAAGAGGGAAGAAAGGCTAGTTTTGAAAAATATGGTGCTAATAGTTTTACTAAAGAAAAAGGTGCTAGTTTGATTCAGAAAATATTAGAATCATTGAAAGAACCTATGATACTTATGCTTATATTTGCAGGTATTATAGCAATAGCTGTAAATACAGTTGCATATTTTAATGGAGGACATGCTGACTTTTTAGAATGCTTAGGTATATTTTTGGCTATAAGTTTGTCTATAACAATTACAATAGTTATGGAAGGTAAAAGTGCTAAGGCATTTGAAGCATTAAATAGTATTAATGAAGATATTAGAGTAAAAGTTATAAGAGACGGAAATATAGAAATAATTAATCAAAAAGATTTGCTTGTTGGAGATATTGCATTTATAGAAACAGGAAATAAACTTCCAGCTGACGGCAGATTATTAGAAAGCGTATCATTAAATATAGATGAATCAGCTTTAACAGGAGAAAGCGAGCCTGTAGAAAAAGATGCTGATGCAATACTTACAGATGAAAAAACTCCAGTGGCTGAGAGAATAAATATGGCTTATTCAGGTTCATTTGTTACCACAGGCAATGGTAAAATGATAATTACATCTGTAGGCGATGCAACAGAGTTTGGTAAAATAGCTAGAGAGCTTTCTAAAACTAAAAAGACTTCTACACCTTTACAAGAAAAACTTGCTCAGTTGGGAAAGAGAATAGCGACATTTGGTATAACAGCTGCTGCTATAGTATTTATAATTCAGGTTGTCAATTTCATAAGAACAGGTAATGCTAATTTTACTACTATATCAGAGGCATTCATTACAAGTATAGTATTAATTGTAGCTTCTGTTCCTGAAGGACTTCCTACAATAGTTGCTGTTTCACTTTCTATAAATATCATAAAAATGGCTAGGCAGAATGCTTTAGTAAAAAAGATGGTAGCTTGTGAAACTATAGGAAGTGTTAATGTTATTTGTTCTGACAAGACAGGTACTCTTACAGAAAATAAAATGACTTTAAATAAATTATTTGCTAATGGTGAATATATAGATCCGGAAAATATAAAAAATGAAAAGATTATAAAAAACTTTGCTATTAACTCTACAGCAGATGTTGATTATAAAGATAATCAGGCTAAGTTTTTAGGCAATCCTACAGAATGTGCATTACTAGTGGCTGCAAGTAAGTCCGGATTTAATTATAAAGAGATAAGAGAGAAATCAAAAATAATATATGAATATCCTTTCTCATCAGAAACTAAAAATATGACTACTGTTGCAAAAATAGATAATGAAACTATTGTATTTACAAAAGGAAGTCCTGAGAAAATAATGTCTATGTGCAGTATTAGTGATGATGAGAAAAAAGGTATTGAAGATGCAATAGAAAAATTCCAAAATGAAGCTAAAAGAGTAATAGCATTTGCTCACAAAATAGCAGATGATAATGTTGAAAATAATAGAGAAAAACTAGAAAGCAATATGATATATGACGGATTTGTAGCAATATCCGACCCTGTTAGAAAAGAGGTTTATGATGCTGTTGAGCAGTGCAGAAGTGCTGGAATAAATATAAAAATGCTTACAGGCGATAACATAGTAACAGCAACTGCTATAGCTAGAGAGTTAAAAATACTTAATGAAAACAGCATTGTTCTTGAGGCAAAAGATATTGATGCTATGGACGACAGCACATTAAAACAAAATTTAAGCAAGATATCTGTTATAGCAAGAAGCACACCTACAGTAAAAATGCGTGTAGTTAATGCTATAAAAGAGATGGGGAATGTGGTTGCTGTTACAGGAGATGGTATCAATGATGCTCCTGCTATAAAAAATGCTGATGTAGGAGTTGCTATGGGTATAACAGGTACTGAAGTATCAAAAGAGGCCAGCGATATAGTTCTTCTTGATGATTCATTTGCTACTATAGTAAAAGCAGTTCAATGGGGACGCGGAATCTATGATAATTTTCAGAGATTTATACAGTTTCAGCTTACAGTTAATTTAGCTTCTGTAGTAGTTGTTCTGATTTCTACATTAACAGGTTTAAAATCTCCATTTTCTGCTATACAGTTGTTATGGATAAATATTATTATGGATGGACCTCCTGCTATAGCTTTGGGACTTGAGCCTATAAGAGATAATTTGATGAAAAGAATGCCTACAAAAAGAAATGCAAGCATTGTAACTAAAAAGATGATATTTAAAATAGTATTTTCAGCTGCTGTTATGATAGTATTATTTATGCTTCAAAGCAAATTAAATATACTTAATGTTACAGAGGCAGAACAGTCTACAGTATTATTTGCTATGTTTGTAATGTTCCAAATATTTAATTCTTTCAATAGCAGAGAGTTGGGATTTGACAGTGTATTCAAATATTTCCTTAATAATAAATTAATGCTTTTAAGTATGGGTATTACTTTTATATTACAGATATTAGCAACTCAGTATGCTGGCGGATTCTTTAATACTGTGCCTTTAAGTGTAAATACTTGGCTAAAAACTATAGGAATTGCCCTTATTGTTGTTTTAGCTGCGGAGATTTTTAAAATATTTACCAGAATGGTGAAGAGATAA